A genome region from Melospiza melodia melodia isolate bMelMel2 chromosome 26, bMelMel2.pri, whole genome shotgun sequence includes the following:
- the LOC134429741 gene encoding serine/threonine-protein kinase pim-1-like: GRAMPPARPRPRAGLPRARPRPSRRGLASARLWPYWRWRCWAGISAWCGGGIAALCLRLARARPRPRLRLRLRPRLLPGPAQDIRGAAAPAASAAASPARAPPLCSAASGPKPPGPGAGGDAGPGAGEGRSGAVADPGPSADSRVPPAGKAQEALQERYRLGSLLGRGGFGSVFAATRLSDGAPVAIKRVPRDRIRHWGELPDGTSAPLEIMLLTKVSCGCGGVIQLLEWLELPDSFLLVLERPERCQELSGFLAERGFLPEEEARGLFRQVLEAVRHCTSCGVLHRDIKPENVLLDLASGQLKLIDFGCGAFLQDTAYTQFAGTLSYSPPEWIQHQRYHGEAATIWSLGLLLCHLVMGKHPFRRGQEIIRGRILFPRWLSQECQDIIKRCLSMQALDRPSLEDLFCHPWVKGVTLP; the protein is encoded by the exons ggccgggccatgcccccggcccgcccccggccccgggcggggctgccccgagcccggccccggccgtcccgccgcggtctcgcctccgcccggctctggccgtactggcggtggcgctgctgggcgggaatcagtgcctggtgcgggggcggcatcgccgccctttgcctccgcctggcccgagcccggccccggccccggctccggctccggctccggccccggctcctcccggggcccgcgcaGGACatacgcggcgcggccgctcccgctgcctccgctgcggcttccccggcccgagctccgccgctctgCAGCGCGGCCTCCGGCCCCAAGCCGCCGGGGCCCGGGGCTGGTGGGgatgccgggcccggggcgggtgaggggcgctcgggggccgttgctgaccccgggccgagcgctgacagccgcgtcccgcccgcagggaaggcgcaggaggccctgcaggagcggtaccggctgggttcgctgctggggcgcggcggcttcggcagcgtcttcgcggccacgcggctctcggacggcgccccg gtggccatcaaacgcgtgccgcgggatcgcatccggcactggggcgagctg cccgacggcaccagcgcccCGCTGGAGATCATGCTGCTGAccaaggtgtcctgtggctgtggcggtgtcattcagctcctggagtggcttgagctgcccgacagcttcctgctggtgctggagcgtccggagcggtgccaggagctctcgggtttcctggcggagcgggggttcctgccggaggaggaggcgcgggggctgttccgccaggtgctggaggccgtgcggcactgcaccagctgcggggtcctgcaccgggacattAAGCCCGAGAATGTCCTGCTCGACCTGGCCAGCGGGCAGCTGAAACTGatcgactttggctgtggcgccttcctccaagacacagcctacacccagtttgcag gaaccctgtcctacagcccaccagagtggatccagcaccaacgctaccacggcgaggcagccacgatctggtccctcggcctcctgctgtgccacctggtcatggggaagcacccgttcaggaggggccaggagaTCATCCGGGGGCGGATCTTGTTCCCACgatggctctctcaag agtgccaggATATCATTAAGAGGTGTTTGTCCATGCAAGCCTTGGACAGGCCATCCTTAGAAGAtcttttctgtcatccttgggtgaAGGGTGTTACTCTGCCCTAG